From a region of the Rhipicephalus microplus isolate Deutch F79 chromosome X, USDA_Rmic, whole genome shotgun sequence genome:
- the LOC119181582 gene encoding uncharacterized protein LOC119181582, translating into MERQARDIFVTFNLSAEYSKNLELVKKKFDEYFIKETNVVYESACFLKRHQMPGESIDQLRTALHILAEKCDFGEFKHRLLRDRFVPGLWYEKLSVSLQMEPKLSHATGLAKARLKETVQQQQAELRNSNEVRDSTQYNPCEEVNVDATCHRTKPRRSEDTRPPAVCYERQCIFCGGHSHPRTDCPARAQKCFNCGVKGHFGKVCLKGTSPSNKRKVRVSSSQKDTGEFFLGAVEEPVAKVRYVQVLVNAVPVFANVDSGVEVSVIIASLTYHIGAA; encoded by the coding sequence ATGGAGCGGCAAGCAAGGGACATCTTCGTTACCTTCAATCTCTCTGCAGAATATTCGAAGAATCTTGAGCTGGTCAAAAAGAAGTTCGACGAGTACTTCATCAAGGAGACCAACGTTGTGTACGAGAGCGCTTGCTTTCTCAAGCGGCACCAGATGCCGGGAGAGTCTATTGACCAGTTGAGGACGGCTCTACACATCTTGGCGGAAAAATGCGACTTCGGAGAATTCAAGCATCGCCTCCTCCGAGACCGGTTCGTTCCTGGCCTGTGGTACGAAAAACTTTCCGTGTCGCTCCAAATGGAACCGAAGCTATCTCACGCGACAGGTCTAGCGAAGGCCCGCCTGAAAGAGACAGTTCAGCAGCAACAAGCAGAGCTTCGCAACTCCAACGAGGTTCGCGACAGCACTCAGTACAATCCATGCGAAGAAGTCAACGTCGACGCAACGTGTCACCGCACGAAACCGCGCCGCAGTGAGGACACCCGGCCGCCAGCAGTTTGTTACGAAAGACAGTGCATCTTCTGCGGCGGCCACTCCCACCCTAGGACAGACTGTCCAGCTAGAGCGCAGAAGTGCTTTAACTGCGGCGTAAAAGGGCATTTTGGAAAGGTGTGCCTCAAAGGGACTTCTCCAAGCAACAAGCGAAAGGTACGAGTGTCGTCCTCACAAAAAGATACGGGGGAATTTTTTCTAGGTGCAGTGGAGGAGCCTGTCGCCAAAGTGCGTTACGTTCAGGTATTGGTCAATGCAGTGCCTGTCTTCGCAAATGTTGACTCGGGGGTAGAAGTGTCCGTAATCATAGCATCGTTGACTTATCATATAGGTGCAGCTTAG